The Acidimicrobiales bacterium genome includes a window with the following:
- a CDS encoding alcohol dehydrogenase catalytic domain-containing protein — MTRAVVAFGTDLALEVREIEPSPMGDEDVRVRMVAAGICHSDLSMTNGTLPSEFPVVLGHEGAGEIVEVGAAVRGLAPGQHVVLNWSPPCRTCYFCQHGEPWLCEQNAGVASRDRGARLDGQALHATLGLGAFAEEVVLPRSAVIPVPDELPLAEAALLGCALLTGVGAVRRTAGVRAGESVAVIGLGGVGLSALAGARLAGAAPLIAIDRSPEKESLARAEGADEFLVSSDELARELRALTGGRGPDHVFDCVGSAATIRTAWSATRRGGATTVVGVGPRTESVSFNPLEIFHFARRLTSSVFGSSDPEHDLPELVEAILGGALDPASLVTHRCGLDGVAEAFARMERGVGGRTLIVF, encoded by the coding sequence CGGGACCGACCTCGCACTCGAGGTCCGAGAGATCGAGCCCTCGCCCATGGGCGACGAGGACGTGCGCGTGCGCATGGTCGCCGCGGGGATCTGCCACAGCGACCTGTCGATGACGAACGGGACGCTGCCGAGCGAGTTCCCCGTCGTCCTCGGCCACGAAGGCGCGGGCGAGATCGTCGAGGTCGGCGCCGCGGTGCGCGGGCTCGCCCCCGGTCAGCACGTCGTCTTGAACTGGTCGCCGCCCTGCCGCACCTGCTACTTCTGCCAGCACGGCGAGCCGTGGCTCTGTGAGCAGAACGCCGGGGTCGCGAGCCGCGACCGCGGTGCCCGCCTCGACGGACAAGCGTTGCACGCCACGCTCGGCCTCGGGGCCTTCGCCGAGGAGGTCGTCCTCCCCCGCTCGGCGGTGATCCCGGTACCCGACGAGCTCCCCCTCGCCGAGGCGGCGCTCCTCGGCTGCGCGCTCCTCACCGGGGTGGGCGCCGTGCGCCGTACCGCCGGCGTGCGGGCCGGCGAGTCCGTCGCCGTCATCGGCCTCGGTGGGGTGGGCCTCTCCGCTCTCGCCGGGGCGCGCCTCGCCGGCGCCGCACCGCTGATCGCGATCGACCGCTCACCCGAAAAGGAGTCACTGGCGCGTGCCGAGGGGGCCGACGAGTTCCTCGTCTCCTCCGACGAGCTCGCCCGAGAGCTGCGCGCCCTCACCGGCGGGCGCGGCCCGGACCACGTCTTCGATTGCGTCGGCAGCGCGGCGACGATCCGCACCGCCTGGTCGGCGACGCGCCGCGGCGGCGCGACGACGGTCGTCGGCGTCGGACCGCGGACCGAGAGCGTGAGCTTCAACCCCCTCGAGATCTTCCACTTCGCGCGCCGTCTCACCTCCTCGGTCTTCGGCTCGAGCGACCCCGAGCACGACCTGCCGGAGCTCGTCGAGGCGATCCTCGGGGGCGCCCTCGACCCCGCCAGCCTGGTCACGCACCGCTGCGGCCTGGACGGGGTCGCCGAGGCCTTCGCGCGGATGGAGCGGGGCGTCGGGGGGCGGACGCTGATCGTCTTCTGA